GAATTTGAGTTTCACAGAGTTTCATATGGTTATGAAGTTTTCAATAAGTGAGAACACTTTAGGTCTGTTTTGATTGTGGATTGTAGTTTTTCAATGGAATCGGGTTCAGGAAACTCCAGTCAGTTTTCTCCTAGGGTGCAACACCATCAAGTCTAGACTGGTTCAAAACTGTATTTGTTTGGGCTATAGTAGATCCAGTAAGACCAGTTCTGATGCTAGAGTATTGCTTTTTTGTGGAAGTATTAAAGATTTCAAGGTTTGGACTGCTGAAGTCTACCATGAAAATTGATCTAACACATACGAAGGCCAAGCCAAATTATGTGCTTTGCTACCTCTTTTTGTATATACGTTGTCAGGGTACAATTAACTTTGACAAGTTTTGCTCGATGCAGATTAATTTAGTCAGGTAGGGTGAAGATGAAGTGGAATTCTTTTGGGGATATCTGATGATTTCACTTTTGCTTTAAACAGAAATCTAGAACCATGACCATGTGATAGCTTTAAGTAAATTGGGAGTCAATTATGATTTAAGTTCTGGAGTATTAACAATCATGTTGGCTGTTTCGTTGGAGAGAATAAAAGAATGTTTGAAGATGTCGAGGATCATTTAGTTATTATGGAAAAAAACTAGGATTTTGGGATGATGTGTTAAAAAAAGTGAAAGCTTTTAATCAGTTTTCATTTTCTGAtcttttatatacatataaatataaataaatgtttatgtATGCAAGAAGTGAAACTTCTTAATTTCTAGTGATTGTCTTAGAAGAAAAGGTTGGTATCTATTCCTGAAAAGATAATGATTTAGGTAATAGTTCAGCAAATTTAAAGTCTTGTGTGGCTGAGGTGGATTTGCTTCTTTGGAGTTTGAACACTTAACCGAATGGTGATTAAGAAAAGTGGAAACATCCTAGGTGACAACGAAATAGCTTCTTATTTTAGTGGTGTAGTAAATGAAGAATGAGAAGAAAAGTTGAGATGCCAGGAAGGTTCATAATATTCTTAAACTGTTAATCAGTGTCTGTGTACTTCTTATTGAAGGTGATAGTGACAATGTATAGATGAACACTAACTCTCTGTTTTGATCTTAAATTTTAGAAGGGAAAAAGAATGAAATCCAAAAATTTATATTATCTCTTGTTTGGATTTCAACAAAAAATTCACAAATTCTTCTatagaaaaaataaaacatatagtgtaattttataaaatatattatcaaAAAAATATTCAGAAAAAGTCTCTTATTAATTTTTATCTTTTCTCTATTCTTCCAAACAAAGCCTATAACTAATGTAGAAGAAATGCACAGAAATCATTGGTGCTTTATTTACACTTTTTTTAGGTGAATTTAGTTGCTTCTGATCATATTTATATCATATTAACATGATAATTGATGGGGACACAAATGTGCACTTAGAATAGAAGATTTGTGGTATTTTCTAAAGTCCAAAGACAAAAAGGGCTACGAAATCAAACCTTGGTGGAAGGCTATTAATGGCTTGAGATATGGCTCGATGTATGTCAGAAAATATATATGTTATACAAACGCATATCCTCAGAGGTCCAATCAGTCGTGAGCTGAAAGCCTCTGCATGTTGcttttagtatattttttataaaatctgGAAAAATTTGGCAAGTACGGGTTGAGAAACTATAAATACCAAGCCTCCCCAAGGGGGAGGGACAAGATTTTCTGGAAGTATATACAGACAAAGTACACTATTAATCTGCTCTTCAGTATGTTTTGGTCGTGTTACCTAGCTATTGCCTCTCTATAAATTTAATTGCTGGGTTTACCTCCAACAATTTGGCACCTAACGTGAGGATGTAGCCATTGCCACACAATGCCCTGACATCCTTTGAAGGATGGAAGTGGAAGCCCAGGAATGACCACCCAAATCCAAGGGAAAAAGAACGGGTAAGAAAAGACAATGAGGAACTAAGGTTAGAATTGACAAAATATGTTACTGTTGGGTGTAATGGTGTATTCAGTCTCTTAAGGTTAGACTATTCACTTTATAACTGGTTTTTAAAGAATTCTTTTCGCCTGTGGTTGAGAGAGGGGGTAAAAGGTCCTTCCCCTTTAgttgttatttcttgaaattgtaatttttttatccACTGTTTGTCCACGTGAGCCGAggtgtttttcttttaatttttttttttacaaattgccTTAAAATGACTCAACTTTCTGCCACTAACTAGTATATATAATAGAGCGATGTATACAATTTTTGTTGTGATAACTGATCGCATGGTAGTTAATTATGCTTTGTAATTGTTACCTTTTACGCTGAAAAACCAGTTAAACATGTGAATGTAACTATTAATTACAGATACCGAGCAGTGACAAGTGCATACTATAGAGGTGCAGTTGGGGCAATGCTGGTCTATGACATAACCAAGCGGCAAACATTTGATCACGTGGCACGATGGTTAGAGGAATTGCGGGGACACGCCGACAAAAATATTGTCATTATGCTAGTAGGAAACAAGTCTGACCTTGGGACACTTCGGGCAGTACCCACTGAGGATGCAAAAGAGTTTGCCCAAAGGGAGAGCCTATTCTTTATGGAGACATCAGCACTTGAGTCTATTAATGTTGAATCAGCATTTCTCACAGTCTTGACTGAAATTTATAGGGTTGTTAGCAAAAAGGCCTTAATAGCCAATGATGAGCAGGAGCCTGCAGGTAGTTCATCACTTCTGAAGGGTACAAAACTTGTTGTTCCTGGACAAGAACCAACACCTGTTGTTGGGAGCTATAGCTGTTGCAAGTATTCATAGAATTATATTCTTATACTGCTGTCACTTGGATTTCTAACGTTTATAGTTCTGGTAAGTGCCTTTAGTCTTTTCAGAAATTTATCGTTTCATTGTATTGTATTTTTGATTTTGCTGTTTGATAATCTTTGAAACTTTCATGTTTCAGAAAACCACGTATATATTGATGCAGGATTCAAGGTATTCAGTTTATCATCTTGTAAGAGGCTATTAGAATGTTTTGTATGGAAACTTACAATAATGCAATAAATTTtgcatatacatttttttttgagCCAATGTCGATTCCTCCATAGTGTTTTCAACACTATGCAGCCCAAAAATAATAGATTGTTTTCACCATCGGGAATATGCATGCACACAAGAAACTAGAATGGAAAAAAAAACACTTTAGTGATTATTTGCAAACTCTGATTGACGTTAGGACATTTCTTGAATGTCTTTTGTTGACCTTTTACGAATTTTCAAACTTTGAATCACATTTGGCTCACAATTAGCGATACCCAACATAGGCAGTCAACTTCTATCTTTCTCAAGGAGCAAAACTTTCTCTCAATCAACATGA
The genomic region above belongs to Humulus lupulus chromosome 1, drHumLupu1.1, whole genome shotgun sequence and contains:
- the LOC133799435 gene encoding ras-related protein RGP1; this encodes MANLHSNFNQNIDYVFKIVLIGDSAVGKSQLLARFARNEFSLDSKATIGVEFLTRTLMVDHKNIKAQIWDTAGQERYRAVTSAYYRGAVGAMLVYDITKRQTFDHVARWLEELRGHADKNIVIMLVGNKSDLGTLRAVPTEDAKEFAQRESLFFMETSALESINVESAFLTVLTEIYRVVSKKALIANDEQEPAGSSSLLKGTKLVVPGQEPTPVVGSYSCCKYS